From Cyprinus carpio isolate SPL01 chromosome A7, ASM1834038v1, whole genome shotgun sequence, a single genomic window includes:
- the LOC122145776 gene encoding pheromone-regulated protein PRM7-like: protein MIGISYTSSFILILSLSLISGDLASDSPSNIAEPSVTLDDSTTDISAVTSTDPAATTADTTDSSDISTTIDVTGTEQPSNTAEPSVTPDDSTTDISAVTSTDPAVTTADATDSSDISTTIDVTGTEQPSNTAETSVTPDDSTTDISAVTSTDPAATTADTTDSSDISTTIDVTGTEQPSNTAETSVTPDDSTTDISAVTSTDPAVTTVDATDSSDISTTIDVTGTEQPSNTAETSVTPDDSTTDISAVTSTDPAVTTVDAH from the exons ATGATTGGGATAAGCTACACGTCGTCATTCATTCTGATCCTGAGTCTTTCTCTCATTTCAG GAGATCTCGCTTCAGATTCACCTTCAAATATAGCAGAACCATCTGTAACTCTAGATGATAGTACAACAGATATTTCTGCTGTAACTTCAACAGATCCTGCTGCAACTACAGCTGACACCACTGATTCATCAGATATTTCAACAACTATCGATGTCACAGGAACAGAACAACCGTCAAATACAGCAGAACCATCTGTAACTCCAGATGATAGTACAACAGATATATCTGCTGTAACTTCAACAGATCCTGCTGTAACTACAGCTGATGCCACTGATTCATCAGATATTTCAACAACTATCGATGTCACAGGAACAGAACAACCGTCAAATACAGCAGAAACATCTGTAACTCCAGATGATAGTACAACAGATATATCTGCTGTAACTTCAACAGATCCTGCTGCAACTACAGCTGACACCACTGATTCATCAGATATTTCAACAACTATCGATGTCACAGGAACAGAACAACCGTCAAATACAGCAGAAACATCTGTAACTCCAGATGATAGTACAACAGATATATCTGCTGTAACTTCAACAGATCCTGCTGTAACTACAGTTGATGCCACTGATTCATCAGATATTTCAACGACTATCGATGTCACAGGAACAGAACAACCGTCAAATACAGCAGAAACATCTGTAACTCCAGATGATAGTACAACAGATATATCTGCTGTAACTTCAACAGATCCTGCTGTAACTACAGTTGATGCCCACTGA
- the LOC109050359 gene encoding mucin-17-like, with translation MPLIHQIFQQLSMSQEQNNRQIQQETSVTLDDSTTDISAVTSTDPAVTTADATDSSDISTTIDVTGTEQPSNTAETSVTPDDSTTDISAVTSTDPAVTTADATDSSDISTTIDVTGTEEPPNTAETSITPDDSTTEISAVTSTDPAATTADATDSSDISTTIDVTGTEEPPNTAETSITPDDSTTEISALTSADPAATTADTTIVTEAGASTPNPASTTADFTTTKDVITTTTRSTQSTTKTTTAKPIECENGGTPYPNNQACFCPKGFTGRLCSTVVTEIVPDNIERTVNVTMEINESFTDDFKNSSSDAYKNFEEKFNRTVVKSYEKISTFLHVANIILSAGGPLQNSQRRKRSLSLKETNRETASLKVEHDVLLDIENSKENQNTYENSVNKVRDALVDIKNNPDSGLVVNNAIASETGLGGVCAKATDGFLEGYEKYFEAVVIDDIVKCLTQCSPEHNNMKICKNRGTCEVSDQGPSCYCRHSDDFWYMGTDCSLQVHKVGFYAGLGIVAAIAVLTVAILTVYLFINKRTVKRNKDIKQELVKEWLEDDFEWPPQKKTSYTADRYDNPVYSPGGRHSHESFGNYKPDFSANQSYTQNFSPEPGIHLRYLQRDQSMKMDRPQIRSSFDI, from the exons ATGCCACTGATTCATCAGATATTTCAACAACTATCGATGTCACAGGAACAGAACAACCGTCAAATACAGCAGGAAACATCTGTAACTCTAGATGATAGTACAACAGATATATCTGCTGTAACTTCAACAGATCCTGCTGTAACTACAGCTGATGCCACTGATTCATCAGATATTTCAACGACTATCGATGTCACAGGAACAGAACAACCGTCAAATACAGCAGAAACATCTGTAACTCCAGATGATAGTACAACAGATATATCTGCTGTAACTTCAACAGATCCTGCTGTAACTACAGCTGATGCCACTGATTCATCAGATATTTCAACAACTATCGATGTCACAGGAACAGAAGAACCGCCAAATACAGCAGAAACATCTATAACTCCAGATGATAGTACAACAGAGATTTCTGCTGTAACTTCAACAGATCCTGCTGCAACTACAGCTGATGCCACTGATTCATCAGATATTTCAACAACTATCGATGTCACAGGAACAGAAGAACCGCCAAATACAGCAGAAACATCTATAACTCCAGATGATAGTACAACAGAGATATCCGCTTTAACTTCAGCAGATCCTGCTGCAACTACAGCTGACACCACTATTGTGACAGAAGCTGGTGCATCTACACCAAATCCTGCCTCAACTACAGCTGATTTCACAACTACAAAAGAtgttataacaacaacaacaagatctACTCAGTCAACGACCAAAACCACAACTGCCAAACCTATTGAGTGTGAAAATGGTGGAACTCCATATCCAAACAACCAGGCTTGTTTCTGTCCGAAAGGTTTTACGGGGAGACTCTGCAGTACTGTTGTAACTGAAATTGTTCCAG ATAACATTGAAAGGACAGTCAATGTTACGatggaaataaatgaaagtttTACAGATGACTTTAAAAACTCATCATCAGATGCATATAAAAATTTTGAGGAAAAATTTAATAGAACA GTGGTAAAGTCTTATGaaaaaatatccacatttttgCATGTGGCCAACATAATTCTAAG TGCTGGTGGACCATTACAAAATAgtcaaagaagaaaaagaagtttGTCTTTAAAGGAAACTAACAG GGAAACGGCTAGTCTGAAAGTTGAGCATGATGTCCTTCTTGACATTGAAAAtagcaaagaaaaccaaaatacttatgaaaatagtgtcaataaagTGAGAGACGCTCTTGTTGACATAAAAAACAATCCAG ACTCAGGATTGGTTGTTAATAATGCCATTGCATCAGAGACTGGACTTGGTG GGGTGTGTGCAAAGGCTACGGATGGTTTTCTTGAAGGATACGAAAAGTATTTTGAAGCAGTTGTCATTGATGACATAGTGAAATGTTTGACCCAATGCAGTCCAGAacataataatatgaaaatctgTAAGAACAGAGGCACCTGTGAAGTTTCTGATCAGGGCCCATCCTGCTA TTGCCGCCATAGTGATGACTTCTGGTACATGGGAACAGATTGCAGTTTACAGGTGCACAAAGTTGGATTTTATGCTGGATTAGGAATAGTGGCAGCCATAGCAGTATTAACTGTAGCAATCCTGACAGTTTATCTCTTTATAAACAAACGGACGGTGAAGAG GAACAAAGACATTAAGCAAGAGCTAGTGAAAGAATGGTTAGAGGATGACTTTGAATGGCCACCACAAAAGAAAACATCATACACag CTGACAGATATGATAACCCAGTATACTCACCAGGAGGCAGACATTCACACGAGAGTTTTGGAAACTATAAACCAGACTTCTCTGCAAATCAGTCTTACACCCAGAATTTCTCACCTGAACCTGGTATTCATCTCCGGTATCTTCAGAGGGATCAGTCT ATGAAAATGGACAGACCTCAGATCCGTTCAtcttttgatatttaa
- the LOC109050061 gene encoding histidine N-acetyltransferase-like encodes MKIENSLPCSQLPEAPPQTGLHFTVATEEDFDDIMAMSKDIYGGLDYLPSRYQAWLQESNRIVILARKQGKVIALESVCVIDDGETMLVEGLRVAPQERGKGVAGVLLRFCSQLVKSKYPDVKVSRLTRDDQLGPKDFQKYRLITKQGILLVRFRAEDLKLCLADLGPNITVAGEGLTATNIPIRLEPAEVHQLFLSDVLMKGVLPNATIVQDWQPFKPLPSNMSILLKKDIDWMVDDARCPTMASLCTFPFHVPIGDDWYYLNIDMFGKDLTLAIQQLLCHLRCHTGTLKGYVMCQVFLEPALWKPMADFFRETLKVELVKEYTEQCVVESDVV; translated from the exons ATGAAGATTGAAAACAGCCTGCCTTGCTCTCAGCTCCCTGAGGCCCCTCCTCAGACCGGGCTGCATTTTACAGTGGCAACGGAGGAGGACTTTGATGACATCATGGCCATGAGCAAGGATATCTATGGCGGCCTGGACTATCTGCCCTCCCGCTATCAAGCCTGGCTGCAAGAGAGCAACCGCATTGTCATTTTGGCTCGCAAGCAAGGCAAAGTG ATTGCACTGGAGTCAGTGTGTGTTATTGATGATGGCGAGACCATGCTGGTGGAAGGGCTTCGTGTTGCCCCCCAGGAGAGGGGGAAAGGTGTGGCAGGGGTACTTCTTCGGTTTTGCTCTCAATTGGTTAAGTCCAAGTACCCCGACGTTAAAGTCAGCAGGCTGACAAGAGATGACCAGCTGGGGCCAAAAGACTTCCAGAAGTACCGGCTCATCACCAAACAG GGAATCCTCCTGGTGCGCTTCCGTGCTGAAGACCTAAAATTATGCCTTGCTGATCTTGGGCCTAATATCACTGTAGCGGGGGAGGGTCTGACCGCCACAAACATCCCGATCCGTTTGGAGCCAGCAGAGGTGCATCAGCTCTTCCTAAGCGATGTTCTAATGAAGGGTGTCCTTCCCAATGCCACCATCGTTCAAGATTGGCAGCCCTTCAAGCCTCTGCCTAGCAACATGTCCATCTTGCTGAAGAAGGATATTGATTGGATGGTTGATGATGCCAGGTGCCCAACCATGGCCAGCTTGTGCACTTTCCCATTCCATGTGCCAATTGGTGATGACTGGTACTACCTCAACATCGACATGTTTGGTAAAGACCTGACTCTGGCCATACAACAGCTGTTGTGTCACCTGAGGTGCCACACTGGCACTCTGAAGGGTTACGTCATGTGTCAGGTGTTCCTAGAGCCTGCGCTGTGGAAGCCTATGGCTGATTTCTTTAGGGAAACCCTTAAAGTGGAGCTGGTGAAGGAGTACACAGAGCAGTGTGTCGTGGAGTCTGATGTCGTTTAG